The Sulfurimonas sp. genome has a window encoding:
- the cysK gene encoding cysteine synthase A — MNIAKNITELIGNTPLVRLNKASKATGANIIAKCEFMNPTSSVKDRIGFNMIRRAMEEGKITKDTTIIEPTSGNTGIALAANCAALDLKLILTMPESMSIERRKLLKAFGAELVLTSASLGMSGAIAKADELGREIENSIVLQQFKNPSNPEIHMLTTAKEILRDTDGKLDAFVAAVGTGGTLSGTAKVLKEQIQNIAIFAVEPASSAVLSGECAGAHAIQGIGAGFIPDTLDRTIYGEVIKVSNEDAINTAKKLAKEEGLLVGISAGANVFATMQIASREEFRGKTLLTILCDTGERYLSTELFNE; from the coding sequence ATGAATATCGCAAAAAATATAACAGAGCTAATAGGAAATACTCCTTTAGTCAGGTTAAACAAAGCATCAAAGGCAACCGGTGCAAATATAATAGCAAAATGTGAGTTTATGAACCCGACAAGCTCGGTAAAAGATAGAATCGGTTTTAATATGATAAGACGAGCGATGGAAGAGGGAAAAATAACAAAGGATACTACTATAATCGAGCCTACAAGCGGAAATACGGGAATTGCATTGGCAGCAAACTGTGCCGCACTTGATTTAAAACTGATTTTAACAATGCCCGAATCTATGAGTATAGAGAGAAGAAAGTTATTAAAAGCATTCGGAGCCGAACTTGTTTTGACCTCCGCTTCACTTGGGATGAGCGGTGCGATTGCCAAAGCGGACGAACTTGGGCGTGAAATTGAAAACTCGATTGTTTTACAGCAGTTTAAAAATCCATCCAATCCCGAGATTCATATGCTTACAACGGCTAAAGAGATACTACGAGATACGGATGGCAAGCTTGATGCTTTTGTAGCCGCAGTAGGGACTGGCGGAACATTAAGCGGAACGGCAAAGGTTTTAAAAGAGCAGATTCAAAATATAGCTATTTTTGCGGTAGAGCCTGCAAGCTCTGCGGTGCTATCGGGAGAGTGTGCCGGTGCGCATGCCATTCAGGGTATCGGAGCGGGATTTATACCGGATACATTGGATAGAACAATCTACGGTGAAGTTATAAAAGTAAGCAATGAAGATGCGATTAACACGGCAAAAAAGTTAGCAAAAGAAGAGGGTCTGCTTGTGGGTATATCTGCGGGTGCGAATGTATTTGCTACGATGCAGATTGCTTCAAGAGAGGAGTTTAGGGGGAAAACACTTTTAACAATTCTTTGTGATACTGGCGAGAGATATCTAAGCACAGAACTTTTTAATGAGTAA
- a CDS encoding aminotransferase class IV family protein, which produces MSNTFFETIKVIDGKVFNISFHQERYESVLNHFSINSAKNLQEFIKPPKIGFFRCRLVYGISKNSHTLNVTYHEYKKREINSLKLLYSDDISYGFKSTYRDKLDELYALRGECDDILIVKNSLVTDTSIANIAFFDGSRWITPASPLLRGTTRERLLREGKIFEEEIHVNDLENFSQVALMNAMIDFDIITKNAKDFCAR; this is translated from the coding sequence ATGAGTAATACTTTTTTTGAAACTATCAAAGTAATCGACGGGAAAGTTTTTAATATCTCTTTTCATCAAGAGAGGTATGAAAGCGTTTTAAATCATTTTAGTATAAACAGTGCAAAAAATCTGCAAGAATTTATAAAACCGCCAAAAATAGGTTTTTTTAGATGCCGTCTTGTTTATGGAATTTCTAAAAATTCGCATACCTTGAATGTAACATATCATGAATACAAAAAAAGGGAAATAAATTCTCTAAAACTGCTCTACAGTGACGATATAAGTTACGGGTTCAAATCTACATACAGAGACAAACTTGATGAATTATACGCTTTAAGGGGTGAGTGCGATGATATTTTGATAGTAAAGAACTCTCTTGTAACCGACACTTCTATAGCGAATATCGCTTTTTTTGACGGTAGCAGATGGATTACTCCTGCATCGCCGCTTTTAAGAGGAACAACAAGAGAGAGACTCTTAAGAGAGGGTAAAATATTTGAAGAAGAGATACATGTTAATGATTTAGAAAATTTTTCACAAGTTGCTCTTATGAATGCGATGATAGATTTTGATATAATTACGAAAAATGCAAAGGATTTTTGTGCTAGATAA
- a CDS encoding LysR family transcriptional regulator, whose amino-acid sequence MLKDFAKLQTFLMVIKEKSFSKASAKLGVSQPAVTQQIKFIEDYLDTKIVERKKNGILLTKEGEDLFRIATKLEKAIMSSEKELLKIINKDFTFIMGSSNVIGNYILPNYLGEIKSRINNNVYMNVGLSHEIIDQLEDKKIDLALIESPVFRDGIVYREWVLDELVVFSNQPLKKHLTAEDLMGFDWICRDEHSHTRKLTSDVFEEMGVQCSNFNVLGILGSPTAIKESILCADPKSQRPVVSVMSRHVILNELANGKLFEARLKNYKIERSFYIAYLKDKKHDAFVDNVVNYLLSLNKI is encoded by the coding sequence ATGTTAAAAGATTTTGCAAAACTCCAAACTTTCTTAATGGTCATAAAAGAGAAAAGTTTTTCAAAAGCATCGGCAAAGCTTGGTGTCTCTCAACCTGCGGTTACGCAACAAATAAAATTTATAGAAGATTATCTTGACACAAAGATTGTAGAGAGAAAAAAGAACGGTATTTTGCTGACAAAAGAGGGTGAAGATCTTTTCAGGATTGCAACTAAACTTGAAAAAGCAATAATGAGCAGCGAGAAGGAACTTTTAAAAATTATCAATAAAGATTTTACATTTATTATGGGTTCGTCAAATGTAATAGGAAATTATATTCTGCCGAATTATCTCGGTGAAATTAAAAGCAGAATAAACAATAATGTCTATATGAATGTCGGATTATCCCACGAGATTATTGACCAGCTTGAAGATAAAAAGATAGATCTTGCTCTTATCGAATCTCCTGTTTTTAGAGACGGCATAGTATATAGAGAGTGGGTTTTAGACGAGTTAGTCGTGTTTTCCAACCAACCGCTAAAAAAACATTTGACTGCCGAAGATTTAATGGGATTTGATTGGATATGCAGAGATGAACACTCTCATACAAGAAAACTGACAAGCGATGTTTTTGAAGAGATGGGGGTTCAATGCAGCAACTTCAATGTACTCGGCATACTCGGAAGCCCTACCGCCATCAAAGAGTCGATTTTGTGTGCAGATCCTAAGAGTCAAAGACCGGTAGTTTCGGTAATGTCAAGACATGTGATATTAAACGAGCTTGCAAACGGAAAACTTTTTGAAGCAAGACTAAAAAATTATAAAATTGAGAGAAGCTTTTATATAGCATACTTAAAAGATAAAAAACATGATGCTTTTGTCGATAATGTCGTAAATTATCTGCTGTCTCTAAACAAAATATAG